The following proteins are co-located in the Chloroflexia bacterium SDU3-3 genome:
- the crtI gene encoding phytoene desaturase gives MPHHILIIGAGPGGLATAMRLAAQGHRVDVYEAEHTVGGRMRGFSDGDYHFDTGPTILQVPRVYDELFAACGLRREDYVEFLRVSPNTRIRFWDNTHLDLTSDTADFKRQLAAIRPDLPAAFDRWYTDHIAKNRAGYGPYLGSPVRPPLGYLRPAELAAAMPFRPWETLYDHYWRYFREERVAYALAYQAKYLGMHPRHCSSIFSLVTWLEFAEGIWHPKGGFRALAQALARAASDLGVQFHMGKPVRTTIVENGVAKGIELESGARVLADAVVINADFGYGMRTLVPPEARGSYTEGRMRRLSFSCSTFMMYLGVDKRYDDLPHHQLYLSSNLRRSEHAYASDAVLDETAPSFYVCNPSILDPSSAPEGHSTLFVLVPVPNTSHPIDWEAKRQSYRDLIISRLGTLGYTDVADHIVSERVYTAETWRDDYRVHLGAVFNLTHGWGQLGPLRPHIRSDGARNLYWIGGAVHPGSGLMTILEAAKSATHFIGSDLGAA, from the coding sequence GTGCCACACCATATTCTGATCATCGGGGCCGGGCCGGGCGGCCTTGCCACCGCCATGCGCCTGGCCGCCCAGGGCCACCGCGTCGACGTGTACGAGGCCGAGCACACCGTGGGCGGGCGCATGCGCGGCTTCTCCGACGGCGACTATCACTTCGACACCGGCCCCACCATCCTGCAGGTGCCGCGCGTCTACGACGAGCTGTTCGCCGCCTGCGGGCTGCGCCGCGAGGACTACGTGGAGTTCCTGCGCGTGTCGCCCAACACCCGCATCCGCTTCTGGGACAACACCCACCTCGACCTGACGTCGGACACCGCCGATTTCAAGCGCCAGCTGGCCGCCATCCGCCCCGACCTGCCCGCCGCCTTCGATCGCTGGTACACCGACCACATCGCCAAGAACCGCGCGGGCTACGGCCCCTACCTCGGCTCGCCGGTGCGCCCGCCGCTGGGCTACCTGCGCCCCGCCGAGCTGGCCGCAGCCATGCCCTTCCGCCCCTGGGAGACACTCTACGACCACTACTGGCGCTACTTCCGCGAGGAGCGCGTGGCCTACGCCCTGGCCTACCAGGCCAAGTACCTGGGCATGCACCCGCGCCACTGCTCTAGCATCTTCAGCCTCGTCACCTGGCTGGAGTTCGCCGAGGGCATCTGGCACCCCAAGGGCGGATTCCGCGCCCTGGCCCAGGCGCTGGCCCGCGCCGCATCCGACCTAGGCGTTCAGTTCCATATGGGCAAGCCCGTGCGCACCACCATTGTAGAAAACGGTGTGGCCAAGGGCATCGAGCTGGAGAGCGGCGCGCGCGTGCTGGCCGACGCCGTAGTGATCAACGCCGACTTTGGCTATGGGATGCGCACGCTGGTGCCACCCGAGGCGCGCGGCTCGTACACCGAGGGCCGGATGCGGCGGCTCTCGTTCTCGTGCTCGACCTTTATGATGTATCTGGGCGTGGACAAGCGCTACGACGACCTGCCCCACCACCAGCTCTACCTTTCTAGCAACCTGCGCCGCAGCGAGCACGCCTACGCCAGCGATGCCGTGCTGGATGAGACCGCGCCGTCGTTCTACGTGTGCAACCCCAGCATCCTCGACCCCAGCAGCGCCCCCGAGGGCCACAGCACGCTGTTCGTGCTGGTGCCGGTGCCCAACACCAGCCACCCGATCGACTGGGAGGCTAAGCGCCAGAGCTACCGCGACCTGATCATCAGCAGGCTGGGCACGCTGGGCTACACCGACGTGGCCGATCATATCGTGAGCGAGCGCGTGTACACCGCCGAGACCTGGCGCGACGACTACCGCGTGCACCTGGGCGCGGTGTTCAACCTCACGCACGGCTGGGGCCAGCTTGGCCCGCTGCGGCCCCATATCCGCTCGGATGGGGCGCGCAACCTCTACTGGATCGGCGGGGCGGTCCACCCCGGCAGCGGCCTGATGACCATTCTGGAGGCGGCGAAGAGCGCCACGCACTTTATCGGCAGCGATCTGGGCGCGGCCTAG
- a CDS encoding L,D-transpeptidase, which produces MRCWRFLFAICLALGALGIAGSPAVYADASTLYFPATGHFLDDTYGFLSFWNANHGERVLGAPIAEASDTDGVVRQYFEGGRLEQITDEKTGEVSIRLGAVGSEYAEALWKTFAAAPSRRGAGASTLEFEETGHTLREPFLSFWQSYGGEDVFGAPISEAYWELTEHGQRLVQYFQNVRIERDTTQAGSDREIVVGDLGRALAELMQIDTERLANWGAPEYGPSAPVSANVASLDIPTATPTPVATPRPTPAPTPRAAAAKPAAKPAPAEKPKRVVKAEKLIVVNLSDQWMYAYEDGEQVFSAPVSTGRDGMNTPEGTFSVYAKIKEQTMKGVLDGVPWKVPNVPNVMYFNGGVALHGTYWHNRFGTGARLSHGCVNLPLKAAAWLYDWAPMGTTVEVVS; this is translated from the coding sequence ATGCGCTGCTGGCGATTTCTGTTCGCGATCTGTCTGGCACTGGGTGCGCTCGGCATTGCCGGCTCGCCCGCAGTCTACGCCGACGCCTCCACGCTCTACTTTCCGGCCACCGGCCATTTTCTGGACGATACCTATGGCTTTCTGAGCTTCTGGAACGCCAACCATGGCGAGCGCGTGCTGGGCGCGCCGATTGCCGAGGCCAGCGATACCGATGGCGTGGTGCGCCAGTACTTCGAGGGCGGTCGGCTGGAGCAGATCACCGATGAGAAGACCGGCGAGGTATCTATACGCCTGGGCGCGGTGGGCAGCGAGTACGCCGAGGCGCTGTGGAAGACCTTTGCGGCAGCGCCCAGCCGCCGTGGCGCGGGCGCATCGACCCTGGAGTTCGAGGAGACCGGCCACACGCTGCGCGAGCCGTTTCTCTCGTTCTGGCAGAGCTATGGTGGCGAGGATGTTTTCGGCGCGCCGATCAGCGAGGCCTACTGGGAGCTGACCGAGCACGGCCAGCGGCTGGTGCAGTACTTCCAGAACGTGCGCATCGAGCGCGATACCACCCAGGCGGGCAGCGACCGCGAGATCGTGGTGGGCGACCTGGGCCGCGCCCTGGCCGAGCTGATGCAGATCGACACTGAGCGCCTGGCCAACTGGGGCGCTCCCGAGTACGGGCCGAGCGCGCCGGTCTCGGCTAACGTTGCGTCGCTGGACATCCCCACCGCTACGCCCACGCCGGTGGCCACGCCGCGCCCCACACCGGCCCCCACGCCGCGCGCTGCCGCCGCCAAGCCCGCCGCCAAGCCCGCCCCGGCGGAAAAGCCCAAGCGGGTGGTCAAGGCCGAGAAGCTGATCGTGGTGAACCTGAGCGACCAGTGGATGTATGCCTACGAGGATGGCGAGCAGGTGTTCTCGGCCCCGGTCTCCACGGGCCGCGACGGCATGAATACGCCCGAGGGCACGTTCTCGGTCTATGCGAAGATCAAAGAGCAGACCATGAAGGGCGTGCTCGATGGCGTGCCCTGGAAGGTGCCCAATGTGCCCAATGTGATGTACTTTAACGGCGGGGTAGCGCTGCACGGCACCTACTGGCACAACCGCTTCGGCACGGGCGCGCGGCTCTCGCACGGCTGCGTGAACCTGCCGCTGAAGGCCGCCGCCTGGCTCTATGACTGGGCACCGATGGGGACGACGGTAGAGGTGGTCAGCTAG
- the ybaK gene encoding Cys-tRNA(Pro) deacylase yields the protein MKRTRAIEILTDAGIPHEIREFKAKEFTAEEAAAGVGMPLDQVYKTLVAQGERGVVMAVIPGSGSLSLRKLANVVGEKRMEMANVADLQRLTGYLKGGVSPLGSKRSYPVYIDESAILHERISVSAGQRGLQIVLSADDLARAADAAFADLAE from the coding sequence ATGAAGCGAACACGCGCCATCGAGATACTGACCGATGCCGGAATACCGCACGAGATCCGCGAGTTCAAGGCCAAGGAGTTCACCGCCGAGGAGGCGGCAGCGGGCGTGGGCATGCCGCTGGACCAAGTGTACAAGACCCTGGTGGCCCAGGGCGAGCGCGGCGTGGTGATGGCCGTCATCCCCGGCAGCGGCTCGCTGAGCCTGCGCAAGCTAGCCAATGTGGTGGGCGAGAAGCGCATGGAGATGGCCAACGTGGCCGACCTGCAGCGCCTCACCGGCTATCTCAAAGGCGGCGTCTCGCCGCTGGGGTCGAAGCGCAGCTACCCGGTGTACATCGACGAGTCGGCCATCCTGCACGAGCGCATCTCGGTGAGCGCCGGGCAGCGCGGCCTGCAGATCGTGCTGAGCGCCGACGACCTGGCGCGCGCCGCTGATGCAGCCTTCGCCGATCTAGCCGAGTAG
- the gmd gene encoding GDP-mannose 4,6-dehydratase — protein sequence MSKKRALVTGVTGQDGSYLAEFLLEQGYDVIGMVRRSSTVNFERIRHIQDRITIATGDLLDEVSLINLLRDHRPTEVYNLAAQSFVQTSFAQPVFTGEVTGIGVTRILDAIRIVDPDIRFYQASSSEMFGKVVEVPQRETTPLYPRSPYGVAKVYGHWLTINYRESYNMFACSGILFNHESPRRGLEFVTRKITNAVARIKLGLDKELRLGNLEAQRDWGFAGDYIKAMWLMLQQDQPDDYVVATGKTHSVRRFCEVAFGHVGLNYQDYVVTDERFMRPAEVDLLIGDPTKAQEKLGWQQETSFEQLVAMMVDSDLRALGEAR from the coding sequence ATGTCGAAAAAACGCGCGCTGGTCACCGGCGTCACCGGCCAGGATGGCAGCTACCTTGCCGAGTTCCTGCTTGAGCAAGGCTACGACGTCATCGGGATGGTGCGGCGGTCCAGCACCGTCAACTTCGAGCGCATACGTCATATTCAGGACCGCATCACAATCGCCACCGGCGATCTGCTGGATGAGGTCTCGCTGATCAACCTGCTGCGCGACCACCGCCCGACCGAGGTCTACAACCTGGCGGCCCAGAGCTTCGTGCAGACCTCGTTCGCCCAGCCGGTGTTCACCGGCGAGGTGACGGGGATCGGCGTGACCCGCATCCTGGATGCGATCCGCATCGTGGACCCCGACATCCGCTTCTACCAGGCCAGCTCGTCGGAGATGTTCGGCAAGGTGGTGGAGGTGCCGCAGCGCGAGACCACGCCGCTGTACCCGCGCTCGCCCTACGGCGTGGCCAAGGTCTACGGCCACTGGCTGACCATCAACTACCGCGAGAGCTACAACATGTTCGCGTGCTCGGGCATCCTGTTCAACCACGAGTCGCCGCGGCGCGGGCTGGAGTTTGTGACCCGCAAGATCACCAACGCCGTGGCGCGGATCAAGCTGGGGCTGGACAAAGAGCTGCGCCTGGGCAACCTGGAGGCCCAGCGCGACTGGGGCTTCGCAGGCGACTACATCAAGGCGATGTGGCTGATGCTGCAGCAGGACCAGCCGGACGACTACGTGGTGGCGACGGGCAAGACCCACTCGGTGCGGCGCTTCTGCGAGGTGGCGTTCGGCCACGTGGGCCTGAACTACCAGGACTACGTGGTGACAGATGAGCGCTTCATGCGGCCCGCCGAGGTCGATCTGCTGATCGGCGACCCGACGAAGGCCCAGGAGAAGCTGGGCTGGCAGCAGGAGACCAGCTTCGAGCAGTTGGTCGCAATGATGGTCGACTCCGACCTGCGGGCGCTGGGCGAGGCGCGCTAG
- a CDS encoding tetratricopeptide repeat protein, with product MPRRRLSASELNFEVDMIVLLVVLALAVLLLVVLARYPWARDYARQALQQALRLIRRPAPSEKVTVVQDGESFEANFAPRAALPSSAGARTSRLPAISQRTLMLVGLALALVLGIVLFPRSFFVPRDQFTVIVAPFASPAGQVDEAGRAAARELVAELQRQGLAASAAADAPASVADAETKMRQAGADAMLYGTLADGGTLDQPSLMPMLVYVPSGMYAPNAWGGYSGRFAMPHAYSLSAAPINGKVILPPLLRALGAYGAGQYDIAYADLGTLLNDYPELAQPLPRAVRGNILWATGNMAAAADEYRRTGVLDMAPGQPSEMALLANNLGAILQDARAAEADQAFAQAQALLGPQDLAELRRNRAIAMLAQQRYADAAAELEQVPLASMSVETEQALIDAYLGAKRLDDAERTLQDADLKVRAEAQATIDQYHDLLSQRLRAGLAAQRVRLALSRSVGSNDQLLWELLTGQALSRSEVDGPHQQIADTIDQLADLARSWQGLAVSADVSGHVYQSQVANQQARLADAARFEQRKLLAALDLELDRERNGGEKAMDGLASFFSGQRATTTKIEREMGELFQQAPQDAEAGVLLGFSQLLAGKRDLARQTFEQVNGFAASRPEPAFGLAQAALETDRQQAKAYLGEAISRDPLFYPAHSQLALLAEQDGDWQTAIAQRRWLAEQRGSTQDTLSLAATLQRSGAGGYADAEQVLLPLANQNNLDALKQLSDLYIAAGNLSAAQSALERASTIAPNDAMVAYQLGLVCKQQGQSDLARQQFEHAVALDGSLPQARVELGQIYATNGEFDRAAKQYDVALRSGTHDAAALQEIGRVLLIAGEDARAMDAYRKAAELSPSDPGPRQGMARVYLAQGDAKAAAREAERAAALPGGSTAPTFALLGDISLALGDPKGATEHFTQAQQAAPGTSEPLLGLGRAAAAGGSWDVAQGYFTQVMGLDPQSAEAHFWDGEAKLQARDIQAAKAAYEQALALRANYPEAYYGLAKTQAAGAGTLAEAHASVAKAVALRRSYPEAYVLDGLVYEQEGDRDAAREAYTKAIDFDRTAAEAYYRRALLLIGDGSLAKARGDLEAAVRYRSNFAEAHYWLGRSYLADGQASRASQQFDLALAQAPAGSYPEAQYYQGVAREQQGDRANAYLAYKSALEQAAGSPWAAEAQAALDRLGQ from the coding sequence ATGCCTCGCCGCAGGTTGTCTGCATCAGAGCTGAACTTCGAGGTCGATATGATTGTGCTGCTGGTGGTGCTGGCCCTCGCCGTACTTCTGCTGGTGGTGCTGGCACGCTACCCATGGGCGCGCGACTATGCTCGGCAGGCCCTCCAGCAGGCGCTCCGCCTGATCCGCCGCCCCGCGCCATCGGAAAAGGTGACGGTGGTGCAAGATGGCGAGTCGTTCGAGGCCAATTTTGCGCCGCGCGCGGCGCTGCCCTCGTCTGCTGGCGCTAGGACTAGCCGCCTGCCCGCCATCTCGCAGCGCACGCTGATGCTGGTGGGACTCGCGCTGGCGCTGGTGCTTGGCATCGTGCTGTTTCCCCGCTCGTTCTTTGTCCCGCGTGATCAGTTTACCGTGATCGTCGCTCCGTTCGCCAGCCCCGCAGGCCAGGTGGATGAGGCCGGGCGCGCGGCGGCTCGCGAGCTGGTGGCCGAGCTGCAGCGCCAGGGCTTGGCCGCCTCGGCTGCTGCCGACGCGCCCGCCAGCGTGGCCGATGCCGAGACCAAGATGCGCCAGGCCGGGGCCGACGCCATGCTCTACGGCACGCTCGCCGACGGCGGTACGCTCGATCAGCCCTCGCTGATGCCCATGCTGGTGTATGTGCCCAGCGGGATGTATGCGCCCAACGCCTGGGGCGGCTACAGCGGGCGCTTCGCCATGCCCCACGCCTATAGCCTGAGCGCCGCGCCGATCAACGGCAAGGTCATCCTGCCGCCGCTGCTGCGTGCGCTGGGCGCATATGGCGCTGGCCAGTACGACATCGCCTACGCCGACCTGGGCACGCTGCTCAACGACTACCCCGAGCTGGCCCAGCCGCTGCCCCGCGCCGTTCGCGGCAACATCCTCTGGGCCACCGGCAACATGGCCGCCGCCGCCGATGAGTACCGCCGCACCGGCGTGCTCGACATGGCCCCCGGCCAGCCCAGCGAGATGGCGCTGCTGGCCAACAACCTAGGCGCTATTCTGCAGGATGCCCGCGCCGCCGAGGCCGATCAGGCTTTTGCGCAGGCCCAGGCGCTGCTGGGGCCGCAGGATCTGGCCGAGCTGCGCCGCAATCGCGCCATCGCTATGCTCGCCCAGCAGCGCTACGCCGATGCCGCCGCCGAGCTTGAGCAGGTGCCGCTGGCCAGCATGTCGGTGGAGACCGAACAGGCCCTGATCGACGCCTACCTGGGCGCGAAGCGGCTGGATGACGCCGAGCGCACTCTGCAGGATGCCGACCTGAAGGTGCGCGCCGAGGCTCAGGCCACCATCGATCAGTACCATGATCTGCTGTCGCAGCGGCTGCGGGCCGGGCTGGCCGCCCAGCGGGTGCGGCTGGCCCTGAGCCGCTCGGTGGGCAGCAACGACCAGCTGCTGTGGGAGCTGCTGACGGGCCAGGCGCTCAGCCGCAGCGAGGTGGACGGCCCCCACCAGCAGATCGCCGACACGATCGATCAGCTGGCCGATCTAGCCCGCAGCTGGCAGGGCCTGGCGGTCTCGGCAGATGTCTCGGGCCATGTCTACCAGTCGCAGGTGGCCAACCAGCAGGCGCGGCTGGCCGACGCCGCGCGCTTCGAGCAGCGCAAGCTGCTGGCGGCGCTCGATCTGGAGCTTGACCGCGAGCGCAACGGCGGCGAGAAGGCCATGGATGGCCTGGCCTCCTTCTTCAGCGGCCAGCGCGCCACCACCACCAAGATCGAGCGCGAGATGGGCGAGCTGTTCCAGCAGGCTCCCCAGGATGCCGAGGCGGGTGTGCTGCTGGGCTTCAGCCAGCTGTTGGCGGGCAAGCGCGATCTGGCCCGCCAGACCTTCGAGCAGGTCAACGGCTTCGCGGCCAGCCGCCCCGAGCCGGCCTTTGGCCTGGCCCAGGCCGCGCTCGAAACCGACCGCCAGCAGGCCAAGGCCTACCTGGGCGAGGCGATCAGCCGCGACCCGCTGTTCTACCCCGCGCACTCGCAGCTGGCCCTGCTGGCCGAGCAGGATGGCGACTGGCAGACGGCCATCGCCCAGCGGCGCTGGCTGGCCGAGCAGCGCGGCAGCACCCAGGACACCTTGTCTCTGGCCGCCACGCTGCAGCGCAGCGGCGCGGGCGGCTACGCCGACGCCGAGCAGGTGCTGCTGCCCCTGGCCAACCAGAATAACCTGGATGCGCTCAAGCAGCTGAGCGACCTCTATATCGCGGCGGGTAACCTCTCCGCCGCGCAGAGCGCCCTAGAGCGCGCGTCGACCATCGCGCCCAACGACGCCATGGTGGCCTACCAGCTGGGCCTGGTGTGCAAGCAGCAGGGCCAGAGCGATCTGGCCCGCCAGCAGTTCGAGCACGCCGTCGCGCTCGATGGGTCGCTGCCCCAGGCCCGCGTGGAGCTTGGCCAGATCTACGCCACCAACGGCGAATTCGACCGCGCCGCCAAGCAGTACGACGTGGCCCTGCGCTCGGGCACCCACGATGCGGCGGCCCTGCAGGAGATCGGGCGGGTGCTGCTGATCGCGGGCGAGGATGCGCGGGCTATGGATGCCTACCGCAAGGCTGCCGAGCTTTCCCCCAGCGACCCCGGCCCGCGCCAGGGCATGGCCCGCGTCTACCTGGCGCAGGGCGATGCCAAGGCCGCCGCCCGCGAGGCCGAGCGCGCCGCCGCCCTGCCCGGCGGCTCCACCGCGCCCACCTTCGCGCTGCTGGGCGATATCTCGCTGGCGCTGGGCGACCCCAAGGGCGCGACCGAGCACTTCACCCAGGCGCAGCAGGCCGCCCCCGGCACCAGCGAGCCGCTGCTGGGCCTGGGCCGCGCCGCCGCCGCCGGGGGCAGCTGGGATGTGGCCCAGGGCTACTTCACCCAGGTGATGGGCCTCGACCCGCAGTCCGCCGAGGCGCACTTCTGGGATGGCGAGGCCAAGCTCCAGGCCCGCGACATCCAGGCCGCCAAGGCCGCCTACGAGCAGGCCCTCGCGCTGCGCGCCAACTACCCCGAGGCCTACTATGGCCTGGCCAAGACCCAGGCGGCGGGCGCTGGCACCCTGGCCGAGGCCCACGCCTCGGTGGCCAAGGCCGTGGCGCTGCGCCGCAGCTACCCCGAGGCCTACGTGCTGGATGGCTTGGTCTACGAGCAGGAGGGCGACCGCGACGCCGCGCGTGAGGCCTACACCAAGGCGATTGACTTCGACCGCACCGCCGCCGAGGCCTACTACCGCCGCGCCCTGCTGCTGATCGGCGATGGCAGCCTGGCCAAGGCCCGTGGCGACCTAGAGGCGGCGGTGCGCTACCGCAGCAATTTCGCCGAGGCCCACTACTGGCTAGGCCGCAGCTATCTGGCCGATGGCCAGGCATCCCGCGCCAGCCAGCAGTTCGATCTGGCGCTGGCGCAGGCCCCGGCGGGCAGCTACCCCGAGGCCCAGTACTACCAGGGCGTCGCCCGCGAGCAGCAGGGCGACCGCGCCAATGCCTACCTGGCCTACAAGTCGGCGCTGGAGCAGGCCGCAGGCAGCCCGTGGGCCGCCGAGGCCCAGGCCGCGCTCGACCGGCTGGGCCAGTAG
- a CDS encoding response regulator has translation MSIRIIIADDEKSVRQLLELVLQDQGYEVISARNGDHLIRLAQENIPDLILVDLMMPGLDGYEAIRQLRNDTRTAHIPMIILTARSAPNDVVVGFETGADDYVTKPFNIPELLARIKGHLRRAALPSVRNPLSGLPGNILLTEEIKFRLKREEPFALLYIDMDNFKAFNDTYGFARGDRVIKLMADVMTDTLREYGVGGEFAGHIGGDDFAILASPDQIDQLCAALIESFDRNVRALYDPEDLERGYLQGVDRHGVTRQFPIVSISIGGVTNRITRYADYEDVGRVAAEMKHYAKQQPGSSYAIDVRGPEELALEPDRRGAAIPAVLLISADAPLHGLLGTSMRDQGYRVFEAKSVPDAHALLAQAFDLALIVVDARLGEPLWELATTVQESTPDTPVLALLTRAEDAAYADAHQVAARIQQPFHTHEFLEMVLRLAPLGGQPASGV, from the coding sequence ATGAGCATTCGTATCATCATTGCAGACGATGAAAAATCGGTCCGTCAACTTCTTGAGCTGGTGTTGCAGGATCAAGGCTACGAGGTGATCTCTGCCCGCAATGGCGATCACCTGATCCGCCTTGCCCAGGAAAATATCCCCGATCTTATTCTGGTGGATCTGATGATGCCCGGCCTCGATGGCTACGAGGCGATCCGCCAGCTGCGCAACGACACCCGCACCGCCCATATCCCCATGATCATCCTGACCGCGCGGTCGGCCCCCAACGATGTGGTGGTGGGCTTCGAGACCGGCGCAGATGACTATGTGACCAAGCCGTTCAACATCCCCGAGCTGCTGGCGCGGATCAAAGGCCACCTGCGCCGCGCCGCGCTGCCCTCGGTGCGCAACCCGCTCAGCGGGCTGCCTGGCAACATCCTGCTGACCGAGGAGATCAAGTTTCGCCTCAAGCGCGAGGAGCCCTTCGCCCTGCTGTATATCGATATGGATAACTTCAAGGCGTTTAACGACACCTATGGCTTCGCGCGTGGCGACCGCGTGATCAAGCTGATGGCCGACGTGATGACCGACACGCTACGCGAGTACGGGGTGGGCGGCGAGTTCGCGGGCCATATCGGCGGCGACGACTTCGCCATCCTGGCCTCGCCCGACCAGATCGACCAGCTGTGCGCGGCGCTGATCGAGTCGTTCGACCGCAATGTGCGCGCGCTCTACGACCCCGAGGATCTTGAGCGCGGCTACCTGCAGGGCGTCGACCGCCACGGCGTGACGCGGCAGTTTCCGATCGTCAGTATCTCGATCGGCGGCGTGACCAACCGCATCACCCGCTACGCCGACTACGAGGATGTGGGCCGCGTGGCCGCCGAGATGAAGCACTACGCCAAGCAGCAGCCCGGCAGCAGCTACGCTATCGATGTGCGCGGCCCCGAGGAGCTTGCGCTCGAGCCTGACCGGCGCGGCGCGGCCATCCCAGCGGTGCTGTTGATCAGCGCCGACGCGCCGCTGCATGGCCTGCTGGGCACATCCATGCGCGATCAGGGCTACCGCGTGTTCGAGGCCAAGAGCGTGCCCGATGCCCACGCCCTGCTGGCGCAGGCCTTCGACCTGGCGCTGATCGTGGTGGACGCGCGCCTGGGCGAGCCGCTGTGGGAGCTGGCCACCACTGTGCAGGAGAGCACCCCCGACACGCCAGTGCTGGCGCTGCTGACCCGCGCCGAGGATGCCGCCTACGCCGACGCGCACCAGGTGGCCGCGCGCATCCAGCAGCCCTTCCACACCCATGAGTTCCTAGAGATGGTCCTGCGACTCGCCCCGCTGGGCGGGCAGCCTGCAAGTGGCGTATAA
- a CDS encoding ribokinase, with translation MDSTAATGESGSGARATPDVVVIGAACIDIKGRALSSSVQGTSNPGMVRISAGGCARNIAENLARLGSRAALLSVVCEDDFGQAIIQQTERAGVNTDHVLMNCSRHSAAYMALLDSRGRLLFGLDDTESIEALSPAYVADHADLIRSARMVMMDANLPLETAEAILEICSDEGIAVGLDPVAYMPALRYRPYLGQFSLVVPNAIEAQALTGIAVNDVEDGIRAAKQLVSFGVELAVVTLSGAGVSFATSDVSGHVPAPDVEIVDATGASDAMTATIIYGIQNHLQIDEAVRLGVSAATLTLQTSETVRQDLSLESLYAQLVI, from the coding sequence ATGGACAGCACAGCGGCGACAGGTGAGTCGGGATCGGGCGCGCGTGCGACGCCCGATGTTGTTGTCATCGGGGCGGCCTGCATCGACATCAAAGGCCGCGCGCTCTCGTCGAGCGTGCAGGGCACATCCAACCCCGGGATGGTGCGGATCAGCGCGGGCGGCTGCGCGCGCAACATCGCCGAGAACCTGGCGCGGCTGGGCAGCCGCGCGGCCCTGCTGAGCGTGGTGTGCGAAGATGATTTTGGCCAGGCTATCATCCAGCAGACCGAGCGCGCCGGGGTGAATACCGACCACGTGCTGATGAACTGCAGCCGCCACTCTGCCGCCTACATGGCCCTGCTCGACTCACGCGGGCGTCTGCTGTTTGGCCTTGATGACACCGAATCGATCGAGGCGCTCTCGCCCGCATATGTGGCCGACCACGCCGACCTGATCCGCTCGGCGCGAATGGTGATGATGGACGCCAACCTGCCGCTTGAGACCGCCGAGGCCATCCTGGAGATCTGCAGCGACGAGGGCATCGCTGTTGGGCTCGACCCTGTCGCCTATATGCCCGCGCTGCGCTATCGCCCCTACCTCGGCCAGTTCTCGCTGGTGGTGCCCAACGCGATCGAGGCCCAGGCGCTCACCGGCATTGCGGTGAACGATGTCGAGGATGGCATCCGCGCCGCCAAACAGCTGGTGAGCTTCGGGGTCGAGCTGGCGGTGGTCACGCTGTCCGGCGCGGGCGTGAGCTTCGCCACCTCGGATGTGAGCGGCCATGTTCCCGCGCCGGATGTGGAGATCGTCGATGCGACTGGGGCGAGCGATGCCATGACGGCCACGATTATCTACGGCATCCAGAACCACCTGCAGATCGATGAGGCCGTTCGCCTTGGGGTGAGCGCCGCCACACTGACCCTGCAGACTTCCGAGACGGTGCGGCAAGATCTGAGCTTGGAAAGCCTCTACGCCCAGCTCGTCATCTAG